One Streptomyces sp. SAI-135 DNA segment encodes these proteins:
- a CDS encoding SDR family oxidoreductase: protein MLKRSRILITGASAGLGKGLAREFAARGATLALCARRLDRLEEVRSELLAEHPGLRVHLRALDVTDHERVFDVFEEFAAELGGLDRVVVNAGIGNGRPLGTGEFATNRTIVETNLVAGLAQIEAAMTIFRRQRAGHLVVMSSVSAFRAVSASMTAYAASKAGVATLAEGLRAELHGSDIAVSTIFPGYIRTELNEHNTSAPFMVDAASGCRALAHAIEKEPDKAVVPAWPWTPIGAAMRNLPLSWVRRLG, encoded by the coding sequence GTGTTGAAGCGTTCGAGAATCTTGATCACCGGGGCAAGTGCCGGGCTGGGCAAAGGCCTGGCCCGGGAGTTCGCCGCTCGCGGTGCAACGTTGGCGCTGTGTGCACGCAGGTTGGACCGGCTTGAGGAGGTGCGGTCGGAGCTGCTGGCCGAGCATCCTGGTCTCCGGGTGCATCTGAGGGCGCTGGACGTTACCGACCACGAGCGTGTGTTCGATGTCTTCGAAGAGTTCGCCGCTGAGCTCGGCGGCTTGGACCGGGTGGTGGTCAACGCCGGTATTGGCAACGGTCGCCCCCTCGGTACTGGTGAGTTCGCCACCAACCGCACGATCGTGGAGACGAACCTGGTCGCCGGACTGGCCCAGATCGAGGCGGCGATGACCATCTTCCGGCGCCAGAGGGCCGGCCACCTGGTGGTGATGTCGTCGGTGAGCGCATTCAGGGCCGTTAGTGCCTCGATGACGGCCTATGCCGCCAGTAAGGCAGGAGTAGCGACGCTGGCCGAAGGCCTGCGTGCCGAGCTGCACGGCTCCGACATCGCTGTGAGCACCATATTTCCCGGCTACATCCGCACCGAACTGAACGAGCACAACACGAGTGCTCCGTTCATGGTCGACGCCGCTTCCGGATGCCGGGCACTTGCCCACGCCATCGAGAAGGAGCCCGACAAAGCTGTCGTGCCGGCATGGCCATGGACCCCGATTGGCGCTGCCATGCGAAACCTGCCGCTGAGCTGGGTCCGCCGACTCGGTTGA